The genomic region GCCCGCCAGCATCAGCGACAGCGCCCCGCCGTAGGAACCGCCGGTGACGCCGACCCGCGGATCCCCCGAGCCGTCCTGGACCACCTCGGGCAGCGTGGCGAGGTAGTCCACCACCTTGCGGGCATCCGGCACCTCTGCATCGAGTGAGTCCAGGGCGATCTGGCCGGTCGAGTTGCCGAAGCCGCGCGCCGAGTAGGCGAGCACGACGAAACCCGAGCGGGCGAGTTGCTGTGCCTGGGCCCTGACCGAGGTCTTGGATCCGCCGAAACCGTGCGCCAGGATCACTGCCGGCGCCGGGGTTGTGGCCGGCAGGTAGAGGGTCGCATCGAGGGTCACGGGCGCCGGGTCCCAGGGTGCCTGTGCTCCGGGGACAGACACCTCGCGTTCCGCCACCGGGGCTGCCGCGGAGCGTGGCCACACCGCGACGAGAGTGACAGCGATCGCGACCACCACGGCCAGCGCGGCCCAGCGGCGGGCGGGGGTCCTGAGGGCTGCACGCATCGTTCCAGCCTGCCAGACGGCCGACACCACTCGGTGTGACGTGCGCCCGCGCGCTACCGGCCCGAAGATTAGGCTGACGCGGGTGAAACCGACAGACATCGTCCATCTGAAGAATCCGGGTCGCCCGGTACCGCTGCCCGACGGGCGGGTGCTGCTGAGCCTGTCCCGCCCCGATCTCGACGAGAACAGAAATGTCTCCTCATTGGTGATCGTCGAGAACGACGGCACCGTAAGACCTTTCACCACGGGCACCCGGGATTCCGGACCCGTGCTGTCGCCGGACGGCGGCAGTGTGGTGTTCGTCCGCGCCGGTGAGAAGTCCGCAGCGCAGCTGTTCTCGATCCCGGTCGACGGAGGTGAAGCCCGTCAGCTCACCGACCACCAGGGCGGCGCCGGGTCACCGGTGTTCTCGCCGGACGGTTCGCTGTTGGCGTATCGCGTCCGGGTCGTCGAGCCGGGACGATACGGATCGGACGACAAGATCGGCGCGGACGCCGAAGCCCCACGACGGATCAGCACCCTCACCTACCGGCGCGATGGCGCCGGATTCCTGCTCGACCAGGCGGAGCAGTTGTTCGCGCTGCGGGTGCCGGGGCCGGGAGCTCCCGCTGACGCGCTGCCGCAGGTACGTCGGCTCACCGATGAAGCACTGGGGGCCGGGGTACCCGCCTTCACCCCGGACGGGACCCAGCTGGTCTACGAGCGTCAGACCGCGATCGATGCGCTCTCCAGCGAACTGGTGGTGCTGCCGATCCCTGAGACCCCGACCGGTTTCCTGGCTGCGAAGAAGACCGACGATGCCGCGAAGAAAGACCGGGCGAAGGCTGCAGACGGCGCCGACGACGACTTCCCGGCGCCGGACCGCGTGCTGGCTCCAGAGCTGGGTGGAGCCTTCGAACCGCTGGTCGTCGGCGACACGGTGTACTTCCTGGGCGTGCAGTTCACCGGGGTGGACGGGGTCGGCCGCACCGGCGGGGTGTTCGCGGTTCCGCTGGCCGGCGGTGATCCGGTCAGGTTGACGGACGTGTCCACCGTCGGAGTCGGGGGCTTGCCGCTGGTCCTCGCCGGCGATCGTCTGCTGGTGGTAGTGGAGAACCGCGGGTCGGATGAACTCCGCAGCGTGTCCATGGACGCCAGGGACGTGCCGCTGGACGAGCTGCCGGTCGTCGTACCGAGCCCGGGTTCCGTGACGGGCGTGCAGGTGCAGGGCGAGCAGGTGCACGTGACGAGGCGTGGTACGGACACCCATGGCGAGTTGTTCCGCGCGCAGCTCGACGGCTCGGACCTGGTGTGCCGCACACAGTTCGGAGCGGATCTGCAGGGCAGTGGGCTGATTCAACCGGTCGAGTTCACCGGGAACCCGTCCGGCGGCTACCCGGTGCACGGCTGGGCGTTCCTGCCGGCCGCTGAGGGCCCGCACCCGGTGGTCCTGGTGGTGCACGGCGGGCCGTACTCGGCGTACGGCCCGGCCGTTTTTGACGAGGCGCAGGTGTACGCCGCGGCCGGCTATGCCGTTCTACTGGGCAATCCGCGCGGATCGGCGAGCTACGGGTTGGACCACGGACGCGCGGTGGTCAAGGCCATGGGCACGGTGGACGTCGACGATGTGATCGGGCTGCTCGACACGGCGCTCGCGCACCCCGAGTTCGGCGGAGCACTCGATCCAGCAAGGGTGGGGGTGATGGGCGGCTCCTACGGTGGCTTCATGACGTCGTGGTTGGCGTCGCACCACGGTGACCGGTTCGTCGCGGGTATCTCCGAGCGGGCCGTCAACGCCTGGGATTCCTTCGTCGGCAGCAGCGACATCGGGTACTTCTTCTCGGAGTCGTACGTGGCGGCCGATCGAGAGACCCAGTGGGCGACGTCGCCGCTGGCGCATGCCGACGACATCTCGATCCCGCTGTTGATCATCCATTCCGAACAGGACTGGCGCTGCCCGATCGAGCAGGGCCAGCGGCTGTACGCGGCCCTGAAGCTGCGCGGCGCCGAGGCCGAGATGCTGATCTTCCCGGGTGAGGGCCATGAGCTCTCCCGTTCGGGGCGGCCGCAGCACCGGGTGCAACGTTTCGAGGCCATCCTCCAGTGGTGGCAGCAGTACCTGCCGATCGGCTGATCACGCCGGCCGGCGAAACCGCGCCGTCACGACGAAGGCCCCCGACCAGCTGGTCGGGGGCCTTCGTCGTCAGGCACAGATCAGGGTGTCACGAGGTCAGTGCATCATCGCGGCGGCCGGAGCGGCCGTGTCGGACTTCGCGGCCGGCTTGCGCGGCAGGAAGTGCGCCGGGATCAGAGTGAACGCCACCATGATCAGCGCGATGAGAATCGTCTTGGTGAACGAATCGGCAGCGTCGTTCAGGCCGAGAGTCATGAACTGCTCGGGAGTCGTACCGGCGGACTGGGCGATCTGGCCCAGTTGTCCCTGGACCGCGGCGAACATCTCCGGGTTCGCCGTTGCCGGGTGGCTCAGGACCGGGTTCAGCGAGAAGGCGACGCCACCGATTCCCCCGTTGTCCTTCGTCAGGAAGTTGGTCAGCAGCACCGAGATGACGGCGGTGCCGATCGACGCCGCGACCTGCTGGGTGATGTTCGTCATCGTCGAACCCCTGGCCACCTGGTGCGCTGTCAGGGTTTTCAACGCCGC from Nakamurella sp. A5-74 harbors:
- a CDS encoding S9 family peptidase — protein: MKPTDIVHLKNPGRPVPLPDGRVLLSLSRPDLDENRNVSSLVIVENDGTVRPFTTGTRDSGPVLSPDGGSVVFVRAGEKSAAQLFSIPVDGGEARQLTDHQGGAGSPVFSPDGSLLAYRVRVVEPGRYGSDDKIGADAEAPRRISTLTYRRDGAGFLLDQAEQLFALRVPGPGAPADALPQVRRLTDEALGAGVPAFTPDGTQLVYERQTAIDALSSELVVLPIPETPTGFLAAKKTDDAAKKDRAKAADGADDDFPAPDRVLAPELGGAFEPLVVGDTVYFLGVQFTGVDGVGRTGGVFAVPLAGGDPVRLTDVSTVGVGGLPLVLAGDRLLVVVENRGSDELRSVSMDARDVPLDELPVVVPSPGSVTGVQVQGEQVHVTRRGTDTHGELFRAQLDGSDLVCRTQFGADLQGSGLIQPVEFTGNPSGGYPVHGWAFLPAAEGPHPVVLVVHGGPYSAYGPAVFDEAQVYAAAGYAVLLGNPRGSASYGLDHGRAVVKAMGTVDVDDVIGLLDTALAHPEFGGALDPARVGVMGGSYGGFMTSWLASHHGDRFVAGISERAVNAWDSFVGSSDIGYFFSESYVAADRETQWATSPLAHADDISIPLLIIHSEQDWRCPIEQGQRLYAALKLRGAEAEMLIFPGEGHELSRSGRPQHRVQRFEAILQWWQQYLPIG